A window from Actinomycetota bacterium encodes these proteins:
- the cpaB gene encoding Flp pilus assembly protein CpaB, with protein sequence MGKRMGSLLLAVVLAALATAALISYVHALENKAFTGVETVEVFVAKDSIPAGMSADAAVQRAAITTTTVPRKVVAEGAIASLDEIRGKVAAVTIVPGEQIVSSRFVELSAVGSGLEIPAGRQAMAVELALPPGVGGYIQPGARVSVIAHLSVTSGRGADARAQYLLQDVSVLAVGQKVVSAANEGSRGAARQASAAQDRTLLTLAVTPSEAEKLAFAIFEGDVYFTLLPPDQKPVRTSGRNGASVFR encoded by the coding sequence ATGGGGAAACGGATGGGAAGTCTGTTGCTGGCGGTTGTGCTTGCGGCGCTGGCGACGGCGGCGCTCATCTCGTACGTGCATGCGCTGGAGAACAAGGCGTTCACCGGCGTAGAGACCGTCGAGGTGTTCGTGGCCAAGGACTCGATCCCTGCCGGGATGAGCGCAGACGCCGCAGTGCAGCGCGCGGCGATTACTACGACGACGGTTCCGCGCAAGGTGGTTGCCGAAGGCGCGATCGCCTCGCTGGACGAGATCCGCGGCAAAGTCGCGGCTGTGACGATCGTGCCGGGTGAGCAAATCGTTTCGTCGCGGTTCGTCGAGCTGTCCGCCGTGGGATCCGGACTTGAGATTCCGGCCGGTCGCCAGGCGATGGCCGTCGAGTTGGCGTTGCCTCCGGGCGTCGGAGGGTACATCCAACCGGGTGCGCGCGTCTCGGTGATTGCGCATCTGTCGGTCACTTCCGGTCGCGGCGCAGACGCTCGCGCCCAGTACCTGTTGCAGGACGTCTCGGTACTGGCCGTCGGGCAGAAGGTGGTGTCGGCTGCAAACGAGGGCAGTCGCGGGGCCGCGCGTCAGGCGAGCGCCGCTCAGGACCGAACGCTGCTCACGCTTGCCGTCACGCCTTCCGAGGCGGAGAAGCTCGCCTTCGCGATCTTCGAAGGCGACGTGTACTTCACGCTGTTGCCGCCGGATCAGAAACCGGTTCGCACCTCCGGCCGTAACGGCGCCAGTGTCTTTCGTTGA
- a CDS encoding AAA family ATPase: MILLTDSDPKFHARVAETLQRREGVLTLDGVSDLEKTLFEHAGDVDVVLLGPSVPPAEALRVAERVQRTAPEVGVLFIADAIGSDLLQSALRAGVRDILPVEFTADQLAGAVERAEALSRQIRDRSPSGEEHEGADHEVVTVFSSKGGVGKSFVAANLAVMLARRTGESVALVDLDLQFGDLAIMLQMFPARTMYDAAQNLARLDSGALKGYLAPHRSGVHLLAAPFEPGLAETISGEAVQRILRMLKQSFRYVIIDSPAAFTEHIVVALDESDHCVLITSLDVPSIKNLKLALQTLDLLGFSRERIRLVLNRADTEVGLRVSEVEKTLGTKVDVSIPSGREVPLSINRGVPLVTEAEYSPVVLALARLADGIGAPDKETARAARGRFFRRKAG, translated from the coding sequence ATGATCCTGCTGACTGATTCGGATCCGAAGTTTCATGCACGGGTGGCAGAGACTCTTCAACGCCGTGAGGGCGTGCTGACGCTCGACGGTGTATCCGATCTCGAGAAGACGTTGTTCGAGCACGCCGGAGATGTGGATGTTGTGTTGCTCGGACCGAGCGTGCCGCCCGCGGAAGCATTGCGTGTTGCCGAACGAGTGCAGCGCACGGCGCCTGAGGTTGGGGTTCTGTTCATCGCCGACGCGATCGGCTCCGACTTGTTGCAGTCGGCATTGCGCGCCGGAGTTCGCGACATCCTTCCCGTCGAGTTCACCGCCGACCAGCTTGCCGGGGCCGTGGAGCGGGCCGAAGCGCTGTCGCGACAGATCCGTGATCGTTCGCCGTCGGGCGAGGAGCACGAGGGCGCGGATCACGAGGTCGTCACCGTGTTCAGTTCGAAGGGCGGTGTCGGCAAGAGCTTTGTGGCCGCGAATCTCGCGGTTATGCTCGCGCGTCGCACCGGCGAGAGCGTGGCGCTGGTGGACCTGGACCTGCAGTTCGGCGACCTCGCCATCATGCTGCAGATGTTTCCGGCCCGCACGATGTACGACGCTGCACAGAATCTCGCACGCCTGGATTCCGGGGCGCTCAAAGGGTACCTGGCGCCGCACCGGTCCGGCGTGCATCTGCTGGCTGCTCCGTTCGAGCCCGGACTCGCTGAGACGATCTCCGGTGAAGCCGTCCAGCGAATCCTGCGGATGCTGAAGCAGTCGTTCCGCTACGTGATTATTGATTCGCCGGCAGCATTCACGGAGCACATCGTCGTGGCGCTGGACGAAAGCGATCACTGCGTGCTGATCACGAGCCTGGACGTGCCCAGCATCAAGAATCTGAAGTTGGCGCTACAGACGCTCGACTTGCTCGGGTTCAGCCGGGAGCGGATTCGCCTTGTGCTCAATCGCGCCGACACCGAGGTGGGACTCCGGGTCTCCGAAGTGGAGAAGACGCTCGGAACCAAAGTCGACGTTTCGATCCCATCGGGCCGCGAGGTCCCACTGTCGATCAACCGCGGGGTTCCCCTGGTGACCGAAGCGGAATACTCGCCGGTCGTCCTGGCGCTGGCGCGGCTGGCCGACGGAATCGGTGCTCCCGACAAGGAAACCGCGCGCGCGGCGCGCGGCCGATTCTTCAGGAGGAAGGCAGGATGA
- a CDS encoding CpaF family protein, with amino-acid sequence MSLYERLSRARVASEGVDVDAPFTEQAVQQDVDPLSDVKRKTHQALVQALGPKLYDLEMTAAQLEQRVRAQLTEVLEQEDSPLSAADRQRLIAETTDDILGHGPIEPFLRDPGVTEVMVNGPSSIYIERDGKLLRTTARFLDEAHLRQTIDKIVGRVGRRIDEAQPYVDARLPDGSRVNAAIPPVSIDGPALTIRKFSREPYQIEDLISFGTLSGKVARFLEACVAGRINILVSGGTGAGKTSTLNVLSSFIGADERIITIEDSAELRLLQPHIVRLEHRPPNIEGRGQVTIRDLVRNALRMRPDRIVVGEVRGGEALDMLQAMNTGHDGSISTVHANSPRDVLARLETMCLMAGMDLPVRAIREQIASAVQLVVHQSRMRDGSRRITHVTEIAGMEGDVITMQDLYLFDFGMGVDDSGRSRGHIKSLGLRPRFINRLEDAGIRLGPELFEPEDLVRGSDR; translated from the coding sequence ATGAGTCTCTACGAACGTTTGTCCCGCGCGCGCGTCGCTTCGGAGGGAGTCGACGTGGACGCGCCGTTCACCGAACAGGCCGTTCAGCAGGACGTCGATCCGCTGAGTGACGTGAAGCGCAAGACGCACCAGGCACTCGTTCAAGCGCTCGGACCCAAGCTATACGACCTGGAGATGACGGCTGCGCAACTGGAACAACGGGTGCGCGCGCAACTCACCGAGGTGCTCGAACAAGAGGACTCGCCGCTGTCGGCCGCCGACCGCCAGCGTCTGATCGCCGAAACGACCGACGATATCCTCGGTCACGGCCCGATCGAGCCGTTCCTGCGCGACCCGGGTGTAACCGAGGTCATGGTGAACGGGCCTTCGTCGATCTATATCGAGCGTGACGGGAAGCTGCTTCGGACGACCGCGAGGTTCCTGGACGAAGCGCATCTGCGCCAGACCATCGACAAGATCGTGGGTCGCGTCGGTCGTCGAATCGACGAGGCGCAGCCGTACGTGGATGCGCGCCTGCCGGACGGATCGCGCGTGAATGCCGCTATCCCACCGGTTTCGATCGACGGACCGGCGCTGACGATCCGGAAGTTCAGTCGTGAGCCGTACCAGATCGAGGACCTGATCTCGTTCGGGACGCTGTCGGGCAAAGTGGCACGCTTCCTCGAGGCCTGCGTTGCCGGCCGCATCAACATCTTGGTGTCGGGTGGTACGGGCGCCGGCAAGACGAGCACGCTGAACGTGTTGTCATCGTTCATCGGTGCCGACGAGCGCATCATCACCATCGAGGACTCGGCCGAGTTGCGGCTTCTGCAGCCGCACATCGTGCGCTTGGAGCACCGCCCGCCCAACATCGAAGGGCGCGGACAGGTAACGATCCGCGATTTGGTGCGCAACGCATTGCGCATGCGCCCCGACCGCATCGTCGTCGGCGAGGTTCGCGGCGGCGAAGCCCTGGACATGTTGCAGGCCATGAACACCGGCCACGACGGGTCGATCTCCACCGTGCACGCGAACTCGCCGCGCGACGTCCTCGCGCGCCTGGAGACAATGTGTCTGATGGCGGGCATGGACCTGCCGGTGCGCGCGATCCGCGAACAGATCGCCAGCGCGGTCCAGTTGGTCGTGCACCAGTCCCGAATGCGGGACGGCAGTCGCCGCATCACGCATGTGACCGAGATCGCAGGGATGGAAGGCGACGTCATCACGATGCAGGATCTCTACCTGTTCGACTTCGGCATGGGAGTCGACGACTCGGGACGCTCTCGCGGGCATATCAAGTCGCTCGGCCTGCGTCCGCGATTCATCAACAGGCTCGAGGATGCCGGGATTCGACTTGGTCCGGAGTTGTTCGAACCCGAAGATCTGGTTCGAGGGAGTGACCGATGA
- a CDS encoding VWA domain-containing protein produces MSPAQIGMARRTAAMLIVMTLLRMIGVAHAVGSVDVRIREAVLDPGGNVRLTVAVAGASRDLAASDFAVTEQGVAVPNLTVTPMAAAAQPVAVALAMDVSGSTAGRPLADAKSAAKAFVGGLPAYVRVGLVTFGPGVRLTVPFTTDRARVARAVEALSASGGTALYDAVKLAATTLGRTQAQRNIVVFSDGKDTASRVDLAAAVAAARTAHAPVTTIGLEGGDLDAAALGSLASRTGGRAVRVGQSGGLTSAFRNAARDIASQYVLNYGGVEGPADLAIVVTVAMDGARASDRMTALNPRTAGRAPGPRAYAIPGPPLIPALASSTGRTIGMWAAFVALLLFFGLLLARPRRTEVEAFLLRGLRVYTRSAGRTARANGKGETGAFARAAAGVLRRLPKSSRREEKVQAQIDRAGWPFRASEFLAIRAAASVAGGVLGFGLFGRWWLGLLLAAVGPWIPKMLLTRRIASRQAAVLGQLPDTLQLLAGSLQAGYGFMQAIDTLVKESPEPTSTEFSRVLTETRLGMPIEDALNTMADRLGSEDFRWVVLAINIQRQVGGNLAVLLRTVAETLRDRERVRRQISVLSAEGKLSAYILGTLPFGIAGYIAVVNPSFLATMTDEPMGRAMIGGALVMLGLGIVWMRKIIRIEV; encoded by the coding sequence ATGAGCCCGGCGCAGATCGGTATGGCGCGTCGAACGGCGGCGATGCTTATCGTGATGACATTGCTTCGGATGATTGGGGTCGCGCACGCCGTCGGCTCTGTGGACGTCCGTATCCGAGAAGCGGTGCTCGACCCGGGCGGCAACGTGCGCCTCACGGTTGCGGTCGCCGGAGCTTCGCGGGACTTGGCGGCATCCGACTTCGCCGTTACGGAGCAGGGTGTCGCAGTGCCGAACCTGACTGTGACGCCGATGGCCGCCGCGGCTCAGCCGGTCGCGGTTGCGCTGGCGATGGACGTCAGCGGGAGCACTGCGGGCCGGCCGCTGGCCGATGCGAAGTCCGCTGCGAAAGCTTTCGTCGGAGGGTTGCCGGCGTATGTGCGTGTCGGACTGGTGACGTTCGGACCCGGCGTGCGCCTGACGGTTCCGTTCACGACCGACCGCGCGCGCGTAGCGCGCGCGGTCGAGGCGCTGTCGGCATCCGGGGGAACGGCCCTGTACGACGCCGTGAAGCTGGCGGCAACCACGCTCGGGCGGACCCAGGCCCAGCGAAACATCGTCGTCTTCAGCGACGGCAAGGACACCGCGAGTCGCGTCGATCTGGCGGCGGCGGTTGCGGCGGCGCGTACCGCGCATGCACCGGTGACGACGATCGGACTCGAAGGCGGCGATCTCGACGCGGCGGCGCTGGGCTCGCTTGCGTCACGTACCGGCGGACGCGCTGTGCGTGTGGGGCAATCGGGAGGCCTAACGTCGGCCTTCCGCAATGCGGCACGTGACATCGCTTCGCAGTACGTGCTGAACTACGGCGGCGTCGAAGGGCCGGCCGACCTTGCAATCGTGGTGACGGTGGCGATGGACGGCGCGCGCGCCTCGGATCGCATGACCGCGCTGAACCCGCGAACCGCCGGGCGCGCGCCCGGGCCGCGCGCATACGCGATTCCGGGACCGCCACTGATTCCGGCGCTTGCTTCGTCGACCGGGCGAACGATCGGAATGTGGGCCGCATTCGTCGCGTTGCTTTTGTTCTTCGGACTTCTGCTCGCTCGGCCTCGGCGGACCGAGGTCGAGGCATTTCTGCTTCGGGGTCTGCGCGTGTACACCCGGTCGGCCGGCCGGACCGCGCGCGCAAATGGAAAGGGCGAAACCGGGGCGTTTGCGCGTGCCGCGGCCGGGGTGCTGCGGCGCCTGCCCAAGTCGTCGCGGCGCGAAGAGAAGGTGCAGGCCCAGATCGACCGCGCAGGATGGCCGTTTCGCGCCTCGGAGTTCCTCGCGATCAGGGCTGCGGCGTCCGTCGCGGGCGGGGTCCTCGGGTTCGGGCTATTCGGTCGGTGGTGGCTGGGGCTTCTGCTCGCGGCCGTTGGTCCGTGGATTCCGAAGATGCTCCTGACGCGTCGTATTGCCTCCCGGCAGGCGGCGGTACTTGGGCAACTTCCCGACACGCTGCAACTGCTTGCCGGGTCGCTACAGGCTGGGTACGGCTTCATGCAGGCAATCGACACATTGGTGAAAGAGTCTCCGGAGCCGACCTCGACCGAGTTCTCGAGGGTCTTGACGGAAACCCGACTGGGCATGCCGATCGAAGACGCCCTGAACACGATGGCCGATCGTCTCGGCAGTGAGGACTTCCGCTGGGTCGTGCTGGCGATCAACATCCAGCGGCAGGTGGGCGGAAACCTCGCCGTGTTGCTGCGCACCGTCGCCGAGACGTTACGTGATCGTGAGCGAGTGCGTCGCCAGATCAGCGTGCTCTCGGCGGAAGGAAAGCTATCCGCGTACATCCTGGGCACGCTTCCGTTTGGGATCGCCGGGTATATCGCGGTGGTCAATCCGAGCTTTCTCGCAACGATGACCGATGAACCGATGGGGCGCGCGATGATCGGCGGCGCACTGGTGATGCTGGGGCTCGGCATCGTGTGGATGCGCAAGATCATCAGGATCGAGGTGTAG
- a CDS encoding type II secretion system F family protein — METSVLAVMLFFGAAVLAFSSVQGFVLERHESFRMMRRLKAVELRAGDVRHRELARPFAERVVAPLLKRLGAIGRKFTPASVVERLTQELASAGSPGTWDAERVLAFKVLGAATGVVGAVALVPLAGLPAVRGVILAAVGALLGYYAPEWVVRSKARRRQGAIRRALPDALDLLSITVEAGLGFDAAVARVARQGGGPLGEELHRMLQEMQIGKARSEALRDLADRSTLPELKSFVLAMVQADVFGISIGKVLHVQAQELRLRRRQRAEEKAQKIPVKIVFPLITCVFPALFVVILGPAIITISHSFLGR, encoded by the coding sequence ATGGAGACGAGCGTTCTTGCGGTGATGTTGTTCTTCGGTGCAGCGGTGCTGGCGTTCTCCAGCGTTCAGGGCTTTGTGCTCGAACGTCACGAGTCCTTCCGCATGATGCGTCGGCTGAAGGCGGTTGAGTTGCGAGCCGGCGATGTTCGTCACCGCGAACTCGCTCGTCCGTTCGCCGAACGCGTGGTTGCTCCACTGCTGAAACGGCTGGGCGCAATCGGACGGAAGTTCACTCCCGCGAGCGTTGTGGAGCGACTTACGCAGGAACTCGCGTCCGCCGGGAGCCCGGGAACATGGGACGCCGAGCGCGTGCTCGCGTTCAAGGTACTCGGGGCTGCAACCGGCGTCGTGGGCGCAGTCGCGCTGGTGCCGTTGGCGGGGCTTCCCGCGGTCCGAGGTGTAATCCTGGCGGCAGTCGGCGCGCTGCTTGGTTACTACGCTCCCGAGTGGGTCGTGCGTTCGAAGGCTCGTCGCCGCCAGGGAGCGATCCGGCGCGCGCTGCCGGACGCGTTGGACCTGTTGTCGATCACTGTGGAAGCCGGCCTTGGGTTCGACGCGGCGGTCGCGCGCGTCGCGCGTCAAGGCGGCGGTCCGCTGGGCGAGGAGCTTCATCGCATGCTGCAGGAGATGCAGATCGGCAAAGCGCGCTCCGAGGCGCTGCGGGATCTGGCCGATCGCAGCACGCTGCCGGAATTGAAATCCTTCGTGCTCGCGATGGTGCAAGCCGACGTGTTCGGGATCTCGATCGGCAAGGTTCTGCACGTTCAGGCGCAGGAATTACGGCTGCGCCGGAGGCAACGCGCTGAGGAAAAGGCACAGAAGATCCCCGTGAAGATCGTCTTCCCCTTGATTACATGCGTGTTTCCCGCGCTGTTCGTCGTGATCCTGGGTCCGGCGATCATCACGATCTCTCACAGCTTTCTCGGGCGGTAG
- a CDS encoding glycerophosphodiester phosphodiesterase: MRMRTLVVVAALGCVLAGLPARAESLPVVYAHRGGAGLAPENTFGAFRRAHETFGARGVWLEMDTQLASDGELVIIHDATLDRTSTNCTGLVMEKTSAQLQECDQRNGWPDWQEFEPVPSARAVLTEGSAEGWRIMIELKNIPGEANFDPSGEQAASALVSLIDETGFPAEDLLVQSFFPTSLDYIEAHAPDVGTVMLTTSQLPGAPPGGGFPAFVNAAFSVARGYEVAAPDFGSVDLSAETVTAMRALGPKVVVWTPDDVADIGQALDWGVDGVISNYPDRVYAALE, from the coding sequence ATGAGAATGCGAACGCTTGTCGTGGTAGCCGCGCTGGGGTGTGTGCTTGCAGGCCTTCCGGCGCGCGCCGAATCACTCCCGGTTGTCTACGCGCATCGTGGCGGTGCCGGCCTTGCCCCCGAGAACACGTTCGGCGCGTTTCGTCGGGCTCACGAGACGTTCGGCGCGCGCGGCGTCTGGCTCGAGATGGACACGCAGCTCGCTTCCGACGGCGAACTTGTGATCATCCACGACGCGACCCTCGACAGAACCTCGACGAACTGCACCGGGTTGGTGATGGAGAAGACCTCGGCCCAGTTGCAGGAATGTGATCAACGAAATGGGTGGCCGGACTGGCAGGAGTTCGAGCCCGTTCCTTCGGCGCGCGCCGTCCTGACCGAGGGGAGCGCCGAAGGCTGGCGGATCATGATCGAGCTGAAGAACATCCCCGGTGAGGCGAACTTCGATCCGTCCGGCGAGCAGGCGGCCTCCGCGCTCGTCTCGCTGATCGATGAGACCGGGTTTCCGGCTGAGGATCTGCTCGTGCAGTCCTTCTTCCCGACCTCGCTCGACTACATCGAAGCGCATGCGCCCGATGTCGGCACCGTGATGCTGACCACGTCGCAGCTTCCCGGTGCTCCGCCCGGCGGCGGGTTCCCTGCGTTCGTCAACGCCGCGTTTTCGGTTGCGCGGGGCTACGAGGTGGCGGCTCCCGATTTCGGGTCCGTCGATCTGTCGGCCGAGACTGTGACTGCGATGCGCGCGCTTGGTCCCAAGGTCGTCGTGTGGACGCCCGACGACGTCGCCGATATCGGGCAAGCGCTGGATTGGGGTGTCGACGGCGTGATCTCGAATTACCCCGACCGCGTTTACGCGGCGCTGGAATAA
- a CDS encoding ATP-dependent DNA helicase UvrD2, with product MIFASLNDAQREAVEAARGPVAILAGAGTGKTTTITRRIAWQVASGEFEPGEILAVTFTVKAAREMGERLGALGVRGTRANTFHAQALAQFRRFSPEQPEIVSHKGQILHALAQRLPMPYKFTALRDLAGEIEWAKNRRIGARDYLGALDDHETPVPAELMHRIYVDYEKRKRKAGLIDFEDLLERTLAVLAEDAHALGLVRSRYAAFTVDEYQDVNLLQQALLDTWVGARDDVCVVGDDYQSIFGFTGATPKYLLGFTSRYDHATVVTLTDNYRSTPEILDVANRLVPRLRGSRKMLRAVCEPGPRPVVRGFDAGRDEVGWIVGECKRLNGEGTPWEQMAVLFRINGRSEDFEEAFARAKIPYQVRDGSFLQRPAARAFAARARAAEGSVAAAAEQIAGALGFDPQGAYEVGDEATRQADLARLVALAREFPGETVEEFVADLRARFATEEQGRGVQLMTYHRSKGLEFDAVFLPRLEDKELPFALSASDEDVAEERRLFYVGITRARRHLSISFARAREGERRTKPKRSPFLDEIAPVRRERAAVASEPRPARRPAAASSPLLDALREWRRGVAAEAGLPAYVVFHDSTLAEVAAARPGSRAELRAIPGVGPLKMQRYGEALLAIVAKGG from the coding sequence ATGATCTTTGCATCCTTAAACGACGCCCAGCGCGAGGCGGTCGAAGCCGCGCGCGGTCCGGTCGCGATCCTTGCGGGCGCCGGCACAGGCAAGACGACGACAATCACGCGGCGAATCGCTTGGCAAGTCGCCTCCGGAGAGTTCGAGCCGGGGGAGATTCTGGCGGTCACGTTCACGGTGAAGGCTGCGCGCGAGATGGGCGAGCGTCTCGGCGCGCTCGGAGTTCGCGGCACGCGCGCCAACACCTTCCATGCCCAGGCGCTCGCGCAGTTCCGCCGGTTCAGCCCGGAGCAGCCCGAGATCGTGTCCCACAAAGGCCAGATCTTGCACGCGCTCGCTCAGCGGCTGCCGATGCCGTACAAGTTCACGGCGCTTCGCGACCTCGCCGGGGAGATCGAGTGGGCGAAGAACCGACGCATCGGCGCGCGCGATTACCTCGGCGCGCTGGACGACCACGAAACACCCGTCCCGGCCGAACTGATGCATCGAATCTACGTCGACTACGAAAAGCGCAAGCGCAAGGCCGGCTTGATCGACTTCGAAGACCTGCTCGAGCGCACGCTCGCGGTGCTCGCCGAGGACGCGCACGCGCTCGGCCTCGTTCGGTCGCGCTACGCCGCCTTCACGGTTGACGAGTACCAGGACGTGAACTTGTTGCAGCAAGCTCTGCTCGATACGTGGGTGGGCGCGCGCGACGATGTCTGTGTCGTCGGCGACGACTACCAGTCGATATTCGGGTTCACCGGAGCGACTCCGAAGTACTTGCTCGGGTTCACGTCGCGCTATGACCACGCAACCGTCGTCACGCTGACCGATAACTACCGCAGCACGCCCGAGATCCTGGACGTTGCCAACAGGCTCGTTCCGCGTCTGCGCGGCAGCCGCAAGATGCTGCGTGCCGTTTGCGAGCCGGGTCCTCGTCCGGTGGTACGCGGGTTCGATGCCGGTCGCGATGAAGTGGGCTGGATCGTGGGGGAGTGCAAGCGATTGAACGGCGAGGGCACCCCGTGGGAACAGATGGCGGTGCTGTTTCGCATCAACGGCCGCTCAGAGGACTTCGAAGAAGCGTTTGCGCGCGCGAAGATCCCTTACCAGGTTCGCGACGGTTCGTTTCTGCAACGCCCGGCGGCGCGCGCATTCGCGGCGCGCGCGCGCGCGGCCGAGGGATCGGTTGCCGCGGCCGCCGAGCAGATTGCCGGAGCGCTCGGCTTTGATCCGCAAGGCGCCTACGAGGTAGGCGACGAGGCCACGCGCCAGGCCGACCTCGCGCGCCTGGTCGCGCTCGCGCGCGAGTTCCCCGGCGAAACGGTGGAGGAGTTCGTTGCGGATCTACGCGCGCGTTTCGCCACTGAAGAGCAGGGCCGCGGCGTGCAGCTCATGACGTATCACCGGTCCAAGGGTTTGGAGTTCGACGCGGTGTTCCTTCCGCGCCTGGAGGACAAGGAGCTGCCGTTCGCGCTGTCGGCTTCCGACGAGGATGTCGCCGAGGAGCGGCGGTTGTTCTACGTCGGAATCACGCGTGCTCGGCGTCACCTGTCGATCAGCTTTGCGCGCGCCCGCGAGGGCGAACGGCGAACCAAACCCAAGAGAAGCCCCTTCCTGGACGAGATCGCCCCGGTGCGGCGCGAGCGCGCTGCGGTTGCGTCGGAGCCGCGCCCGGCACGGCGTCCGGCCGCCGCCTCATCGCCCTTGCTGGATGCGTTGCGGGAATGGCGCCGCGGGGTCGCGGCCGAAGCCGGTCTGCCGGCCTACGTGGTGTTTCACGACTCGACGCTCGCGGAGGTCGCGGCCGCGCGCCCGGGGTCGCGCGCCGAACTTCGGGCGATCCCCGGTGTCGGCCCGCTGAAGATGCAGCGCTACGGTGAAGCCCTGCTCGCGATCGTCGCGAAGGGCGGATGA